The genomic region CCGAACGCCCCGCCCAGCGCCGCGCCCAGGAACAGCGACGGCGAGAACACCCCGCCCGACGCCCCGGCGCTGAGCGACACCGACGTCGCCAGCAGTTTCAGCGCGAACAGCAGCAGCAGGAAGCCGGGCGCGGCGAGTTGGCCGGTCAGGATCGACTCGATCGTGGCATAGCCGACGCTTTCGGTGTGATACTGCCCCGTGGTCTGCAACAAGACGTAGAACAGCACGCCCAGCCCCAGCATCCCGATGACGTTCTTGACGTAGGGGTTCAGCTTCCAGCTGTCGAACAGGTCCTCGGTCCGGTAGAGGACCTTGACGAACAGCCATGCCGCCAGGCCAGCGATGAAGCCGAAGATCACGTAAAGCGGCAGCATGTCCACGCTGAGCGGCACGAACAGATCGGGGCGCTGGTGCGCGGCCAATTGAAAGGCCGGCTCCATGCCGAAGGCCAGGCGCCCGACATAGGTTGCGGTGCCGGTGGCCATGACCACGGGCAGCATGGTGCGCGCGCTGAATTCGGGCAGCATCAGTTCGACGGCGAACATCACCGCGCCCAGCGGTGTATTGAAGGTGGCGGCGATACCGGCGCCCGCGCCGGCGGCGACCATCGTGATGACCTGCCAGCGCCGCAGACGAAAGGCGCGCCCCAGCACCGACCCGATCCCCGAGCCGATCTGGATGATCGGCCCCTCGCGCCCGACCGAGGCGCCCGACCCGATCGACAGCGCCGAGGCCAGCGATTTCACCATCACCACCGGCCAGCGGATATGGCCGCCACGGTAATAGATCGCGTCCATCACCTCGGGAACACCGTGGCCCTTGGCCTCGGGGGCAAAGTTGCGCACCAGCCACAGCACGATCACCCCGCCCACCACCGGCGCCAGGATCACCAGCGGCCCATAGGGCGAAGGCGGCGTGGGAATATTGGCGTCGTAACTGAACGAGAAGATCCCCAGGAAGAAGAAGTTGTGAATGACCGAGATCAGATAGCGCAGAAGGATCGCGCCGATGCCGGTCACGACGCCGATGATGACCGCGATCAGGCTCAGTGCGATGACGGACACGCGCCGCTGGTCGTCGTCCGGACCGTGCAACA from Rhodobacter sp. harbors:
- a CDS encoding chloride channel protein, which gives rise to MSVIALSLIAVIIGVVTGIGAILLRYLISVIHNFFFLGIFSFSYDANIPTPPSPYGPLVILAPVVGGVIVLWLVRNFAPEAKGHGVPEVMDAIYYRGGHIRWPVVMVKSLASALSIGSGASVGREGPIIQIGSGIGSVLGRAFRLRRWQVITMVAAGAGAGIAATFNTPLGAVMFAVELMLPEFSARTMLPVVMATGTATYVGRLAFGMEPAFQLAAHQRPDLFVPLSVDMLPLYVIFGFIAGLAAWLFVKVLYRTEDLFDSWKLNPYVKNVIGMLGLGVLFYVLLQTTGQYHTESVGYATIESILTGQLAAPGFLLLLFALKLLATSVSLSAGASGGVFSPSLFLGAALGGAFGGLLDLAFPHLGFHTVTFAVIGMAAIVGASTGAALTSIMMIFEMTGDYTITVAAIIAVVCALGMRRKLSEDDIYTTKLTRRGHHIPRESRSHSFSIRIIRELMQPVVAVLERSELGDSGQVDTDLGPERVYAVVTEGRNVVGIVRVHPEDPTKRHGPIIAPVGYAQESSFLQHAMTRMADRDHAALLVLPAKAIPRPENVIGVLTRDAIAASVLRDYRT